Proteins encoded together in one Amblyomma americanum isolate KBUSLIRL-KWMA chromosome 1, ASM5285725v1, whole genome shotgun sequence window:
- the LOC144111916 gene encoding uncharacterized protein LOC144111916 has translation MSDDPRDERKFEIALAMSVVLSSSVDLALSRRKVREIRRRLLANNALLIALASSRRTVRRQVWAYPRNERWFEDTLPGLGSRHFRQSFRVSETSFRYLVDVCRPAMERQITNMREPIPVEKRVAVALYKLCSCAEDRAVADVFGIGRSTVNELYREFCETVVATLEHEWVKMPTAVDMRAHIREFEAMCGFPQAVGALDGCHIAVSPPKEHASDYYNYKGWYSVILLALVDHKYHFRFVSAGSPGRCHDSYVYQNSTLARMVESPIFSAPTATINRVIVPPLILCDQAFPLTPNLVKPFRSLDTCDGHRSYNYHLSKCRRVVENAFGRLKARFRLISKRMDANVKNVAQIIRACCVLHNICEHFNDSVAQQWLHEVEIDDAVHVQPAHSSDVVTANGADVREALVEYYQQFEQH, from the exons atgagtgaCGATCCACGCGACGAGAGAAAATTTGAAATTGCGCTTGCAATGAGTGTGGTTTTGTCGTCGTCCGTGGACCTTGCGCTATCAAGGCGAAAGGTGCGTGAAATAAGGCGGCGTCTCTTGGCGAATAACGCCTTGCTTATAGCACTGGCCTCGTCTCGGCGCACAGTGCGGCGGCAAGTGTGGGCATACCCCCGCAACGAACGGTGGTTTGAAGACACGCTGCCTGGTTTAGGTAGCCGACACTTCCGGCAATCTTTTCGCGTGTCGGAGACAAGTTTTCGCTATCTTGTCGATGTTTGCCGACCAGCAATGGAGCGACAAATCACAAACATGCGTGAGCCCATCCCCGTAGAGAAACGCGTCGCAGTCGCTTTGTACAAGCTCTGCTCGTGCGCAGAGGACAGAGCCGTCGCTGACGTCTTTGGCATTGGGCGGTCAACAGTCAACGAGCTCTACAGAGAATTCTGTGAGACTGTCGTGGCTACGCTGGAACACGAGTGGGTGAAAATGCCCACTGCCGTCGACATGCGTGCTCACATAAGAGAATTTGAAGCTATGTGTGGGTTCCCGCAAGCCGTTGGAGCGCTGGACGGATGTCACATCGCAGTGTCGCCACCGAAGGAGCATGCCAGTGACTATTATAATTACAAAGGATG GTACAGTGTCATTCTACTGGCCCTTGTTGACCACAAGTACCATTTCCGGTTCGTGAGCGCTGGTTCACCGGGGCGGTGCCATGACTCATATGTATACCAGAACTCCACGTTGGCCAGGATGGTTGAGTCACCGATATtcagtgcgccaactgccaccatCAACAGAGTGATTGTGCCACCCTTGATCCTGTGTGATCAAGCATTTCCACTGACACCAAACTTAGTGAAGCCATTTAGAAGCCTGGATACTTGCGATGGGCACAGgagctacaactaccacctgtccAAGTGCAGAAGGGTTGTGGAAAACGCATTTGGGAGGCTTAAAGCAAGGTTCAGGCTCATTTCAAAAAGAATGGATGCGAACGTCAAGAATGTGGCACAAATAATAAGGGCGTGTTGCGTGCTCCACAATATTTGTGAGCATTTTAATGACTCTGTGGCACAGCAGTGGTTGCACGAGGTAGAAATTGACGACGCTGTGCATGTGCAGCCTGCACATTCCTCTGATGTTGTAACTGCAAATGGTGCAGATGTTAGGGAAGCACTTGTCGAGTACTACCAGCAGTTTGAACAACACTAG